AGCAGCATGGCGGCGCCGGGCGCgcttcccggcggcggcgggtcagGGCCGAGGTCATCGGAGAGGCGAGCGAGTGCCCTCGGCGGATGGGGCGGTGTCTCCTGCCCGCTGGCCGCTCGGGGGTGGCGGGACGGGAAGCTTCAAACTGCCCGCTGCGGCAGGCTCCCGGTCTGCTGGAGCCCTGTAGCCCCAGGTCACCCCCAAGCCCAGTCGGCAAGCTGGCCTTTGATGCGTCTCCAGAAGCCCCTGTAGAAGGAGAGGATGCGGCCAGGGGAAGCTACGGTAATATCGGTCgctgctctttctttctctcttccagaggCTGCACTGAGGATGTGGTTGTCTGTTCCTGCCTTGGGGATGCCGTTGATGACACCCGCTTCAGGCTTGCGTGGGTTGTCTCTGCCTGGCCTTGCTTTCCTCGCAGCGTTGGGGCAAAAAGGGACAGGTGGAGCACTTACGGGATGTGGACAggggctgccgcggctgaagctggagaggccggagaaaggtaaagaagatgaCATTGAAGGCCACGTggccggcagctgcctcctgctgcaggcgaGAGAGAGCCTGCCTCTCCAGGTGAGGAGGGATTCCTCTTTGTAGTCCgcagcaggccaggctgccaacacggaccgcagggtctgtGTGCGTCACCAATGGCGCGGTACGGCCGCGTAGCGCACGAGCGAGCGAGGCTACTTGTGTAGGAAGCCTCGTCTTGTCAGAGCTGCGAGATACCCACGTATTcttttaggtggaggacagcaaagcgaccggagttacagaagaggaggggaggagagaaggagaaagaagcgtctgaactgtcaaattctcctGGCAGCGccgagagcgagagctgcggtgagtcccaggccCTCAGGGCACTGTCTTCCCTCTTATGCATCCTGGGccttccccgcccctcccctggtcccctctgtttcccacgctgcagtgtttttctttgttttgttcccctgtacctcttcctctattcttgtgtcctgctccgactccctcttttttttcattctctgtctctgttctgtagcccatcgct
This window of the Calonectris borealis chromosome 20, bCalBor7.hap1.2, whole genome shotgun sequence genome carries:
- the LOC142091142 gene encoding uncharacterized protein LOC142091142 isoform X3, with the translated sequence MRYCSPAFAHRLWALGRAVGSRRMRFAGEQHGGAGRASRRRRVRAEVIGEASECPRRMGRCLLPAGRSGVAGREASNCPLRQAPGLLEPCSPRSPPSPVGKLAFDASPEAPVEGEDAARGSYGNIGRCSFFLSSRGCTEDVVVCSCLGDAVDDTRFRLAWVVSAWPCFPRSVGAKRDRWSTYGMWTGAAAAEAGEAGERWRTAKRPELQKRRGGEKEKEASELSNSPGSAESESCGGGQPSDRSYRKGKEERRRKKRLNCQILLAAPRARAAPISPGASRPTVHSPPNRQAWLRERLPRCPMGWGSVGGPEPRSRLASGTCYMRD
- the LOC142091142 gene encoding uncharacterized protein LOC142091142 isoform X2 → MRYCSPAFAHRLWALGRAVGSRRMRFAGEQHGGAGRASRRRRVRAEVIGEASECPRRMGRCLLPAGRSGVAGREASNCPLRQAPGLLEPCSPRSPPSPVGKLAFDASPEAPVEGEDAARGSYGNIGRCSFFLSSRGCTEDVVVCSCLGDAVDDTRFRLAWVVSAWPCFPRSVGAKRDRWSTYGMWTGAAAAEAGEAGERWRTAKRPELQKRRGGEKEKEASELSNSPGSAESESCGGGQPSDRSYRKGKEERRRKKRLNCQILLAAPRARAAQPISPGASRPTVHSPPNRQAWLRERLPRCPMGWGSVGGPEPRSRLASGTCYMRD
- the LOC142091142 gene encoding uncharacterized protein LOC142091142 isoform X1, which produces MRYCSPAFAHRLWALGRAVGSRRMRFAGEQHGGAGRASRRRRVRAEVIGEASECPRRMGRCLLPAGRSGVAGREASNCPLRQAPGLLEPCSPRSPPSPVGKLAFDASPEAPVEGEDAARGSYGNIGRCSFFLSSRGCTEDVVVCSCLGDAVDDTRFRLAWVVSAWPCFPRSVGAKRDRWSTYGMWTGAAAAEAGEAGERWRTAKRPELQKRRGGEKEKEASELSNSPGSAESESCGGGQPSDRSYRKGKEERRRKKRLNCQILLAAPRARAAPPPLPSSPSVQEPADRPSIPRRTDKRGSGNDCRGVPWAGGASGAPSPGADSLLGLVTCVTK